A window from Pleuronectes platessa chromosome 6, fPlePla1.1, whole genome shotgun sequence encodes these proteins:
- the rcc2 gene encoding protein RCC2 homolog: protein MPRKKVTDISGNGGVKKKRASGKRKERDFSSDDEFDFEQENNKKPGRPAAKSGLQPVTVSDDVKETIKLECPKVKGQLLIFGATNWDLIGRKEVPKLQAAFRNLGQNLWGPHRYGCLSDVKVSCVVSGPCSAHSLLMTTEGKLWSWGRNDKGQLGQGDTKRLEAPKLIEAMADHVIVAAACGRNHTLALTDDGTVYSFGDNKLGQLGQGNQTDAVLSPAAISYNGQPLVKVACGAEFSMVVDCKGNLYSFGCPEYGQLGHNSDGKFIARAQRIEFDCELMPRRVAIFIEKSKDGQVMPVPNVVVRDVACGGNHTLVLDSQKRVFSWGFGGYGRLGHTDPKDEMVPRLVKLFDFPGRGASQICSGYQCSFALNEMGGLFFWGVTNTSRESTMYPKSVQDLCGWKIRSMSCGKSSIIVAADESTISWGPSPTFGELGYGDNKPKSSTTAQEVKTLDGIYIEQVEMGYAHTLVIARQDTEQEEERLKKLPEYNPRTL, encoded by the exons ATGCCACGCAAGAAGGTGACCGACATCTCAGGGAATGGTggggtgaagaagaagagggccagcgggaaaaggaaagagagagacttCAGTAGCGATGATGAGTTTGACTTCGAGCAGGAGAACAACAAGAAACCTGGCAGGCCCGCTGCCAAGTCTGGTCTGCAGCCGGTCACTGTGTCCGATGATGTCAAGGAGACAATA AAACTTGAATGTCCAAAGGTAAAAGGTCAACTACTCATCTTTGGAGCAACCAACTGGGATTTGATTGGAAGAAAGGAAGTGCCCAAACTACAAG CTGCATTCCGTAACCTGGGCCAAAATCTGTGGGGTCCTCACCGCTACGGCTGTCTGAGTGATGTCAAGGTTAGCTGTGTGGTGTCTGGACCCTGTTCTGCACACAGTCTCCTGATGACCACTGAGGGCAAGCTCTGGAGCTGGG GTCGTAATGACAAAGGTCAGCTGGGTCAAGGCGACACCAAACGCCTGGAGGCTCCCAAGTTAATCGAGGCGATGGCAGATCATGTGATTGTTGCTGCAGCCTGTGGACGCAACCACACTCTCGCACTCACAG ACGATGGTACTGTGTATTCTTTTGGTGATAACAAGCTTGGCCAGCTTGGCCAAGGCAACCAAACTGATGCCGTCCTCAGCCCTGCAGCA aTTTCCTACAATGGACAGCCCCTAGTGAAGGTGGCTTGTGGCGCTGAATTCAGCATGGTGGTGGACTGCAAAGGAAACCTGTACTCCTTTGGCTGCCCGGAGTATGGACAGCTGG GTCACAACAGTGATGGGAAATTCATAGCTCGTGCCCAGCGCATTGAATTTGACTGTGAGCTCATGCCTCGTCGGGTTGCAATCTTTATTGAGAAGTCTAAGGACGGTCAGGTCATGCCTGTGCCTAATGTGGTGGTCAGAGATGTGGCCTGCGGGGGCAACCATACA CTGGTGCTGGACTCTCAGAAGCGAGTGTTCAGCTGGGGTTTTGGTGGTTACGGTCGTCTGGGCCACACAGATCCGAAGGACGAGATGGTTCCCCGACTGGTGAAACTGTTTGACTTCCCTGGACGTGGTGCCAGTCAGATCTGTTCAGGCTACCAGTGTTCCTTTGCTCTCAATGAGATGG GAGGGCTGTTTTTCTGGGGGGTGACCAACACTTCTAGAGAGTCAACCATGTACCCCAAATCCGTGCAGGATCTGTGTGGCTGGAAGATCCGCAGTATGTCGTGTGG gaaGAGCAGCATTATCGTTGCTGCAGACGAGAGTACAATCAGCTGGGGCCCCTCACCCACATTTGGAGAGCTG GGATATGGAGACAATAAACCCAAATCCTCCACCACAGCTCAGGAGGTTAAGACCTTGGATGGCATCTACATTGAACAG GTGGAGATGGGCTACGCGCACACGCTGGTGATTGCCAGACAGGACactgagcaggaagaggagagactGAAAAAGCTGCCTGAGTACAACCCCCGGACACTCTGA
- the LOC128443055 gene encoding 60S ribosomal protein L22: MAPIKKQSTGKGGKKKKQLLKFTLDCTHPVEDGIMDAANFEQFLQERIKVNGKAGNLGGGVVSIERSKSKITVSSEVPFSKRYLKYLTKKYLKKNNLRDWLRVVANTKESYELRYFQINQDEEEEEDED; the protein is encoded by the exons ATGGCGCCTATT AAGAAGCAAAGCACAGGTAAAGGGggtaagaagaagaagcagctcctGAAGTTCACCCTTGACTGCACCCATCCTGTTGAAGATGGCATCATGGACGCTGCCAACTTT GAGCAGTTTCTTCAGGAGCGTATTAAGGTGAATGGAAAAGCCGGCAAccttggtggtggtgtggtCTCCATCGAGAGGAGCAAGAGCAAGATTACCGTGTCCTCTGAGGTGCCCTTCTCCAAAAG ATACCTGAAATATTTGACTAAGAAGTACCTGAAGAAGAACAATCTCCGTGACTGGCTGCGCGTTGTGGCCAACACCAAGGAGAGCTATGAGCTGCGCTACTTCCAGATCAaccaggatgaagaggaagaggaggatgaagattaA